In Phaseolus vulgaris cultivar G19833 chromosome 10, P. vulgaris v2.0, whole genome shotgun sequence, a single genomic region encodes these proteins:
- the LOC137817890 gene encoding uncharacterized protein, with protein MTGKDRKLALLELAKRRGAKGTGSSSSTTEPIAAPPLSVAPAEGPEQGKKRKRLVKASASSAAASTEEESSGSPLIHRQRKRAAVEGASSLQPGEIEVVEVEEGSSPPPCAQTAPEPTNLPSPGHQLPPTTKLPSSPPAGQSPGPSAHPAGGASAQAGGAPPPLLPIPTTALECGGSSSCPSASGPPTRISAGSSPWFDSS; from the coding sequence ATGACGGGGAAAGACAGGAAGCTGGccctgctggagcttgccaaacgtaggggagccaagggcactggttcctcttcttctacaactgagcccattgcggcccctccactctcggtcgcgccagctgaaggccccgagcaagggaagaaaaggaaaaggctggtgaaggcttccgCTTCTTCTGCTGCTGCTTCAACTGAAGAGGAAAGCTCAGGCTCTCCTCTTATTCACCGCCAAAGAAAGAGAGCAGcggttgagggggcctcatctctccagcctggagagattgaggtggtggaagtagaggaagggtcttcccctCCCCCCTGCGCTCAAACTGCCCCAGAGCCCACCAaccttccttctccaggccaccagttgcctccaactaccaaactgccatcttcccccccagcaggccaatcacctggtccatccgctcatcctgctgggggcgcttctgcccaagctgggggtgcaccaccaccactgctgccAATCCCTACCACCGCTCTTGAATGTGGTGGGTCTAGCTCGTGCCCAAGCGCTTCTGGGCCACCCACGAGAatttcagcagggtcatcaccctggttcgacagctcataa